A stretch of Fundicoccus culcitae DNA encodes these proteins:
- a CDS encoding YwaF family protein has product MEDYITLFSIEHWIYILILVFFAIILFRLNRKIKQYRHWLTPTILVVSIAQQILLYGTYFFTGNFTLGDSLPLHISRINTILGIIFLITKNRTLFPLIYYYSGFAWMSFALPTEIQHITHPLGISFITNHVITLLLPYYAMFAYDMKLQKKDKYMAIFWLSIYVLFVYFLNPLIDGNYFYLVRKPVFPNTPDIIYVPASILVSYLMFCLLEKLYLWLQKIFYT; this is encoded by the coding sequence ATGGAGGACTATATTACTCTTTTTAGTATTGAGCATTGGATTTATATCCTAATTTTAGTCTTTTTTGCAATTATTTTATTTCGTTTAAATAGAAAGATTAAGCAATATCGTCATTGGTTGACGCCTACAATATTAGTTGTTAGTATTGCACAGCAAATTTTGCTTTATGGTACCTACTTTTTTACAGGGAATTTCACATTAGGTGACTCATTGCCCCTTCATATCAGCCGTATCAATACAATCCTTGGAATAATCTTCCTTATTACGAAAAATAGAACCCTATTTCCTTTGATTTATTATTATAGTGGCTTTGCTTGGATGAGCTTTGCTTTACCAACGGAAATTCAACATATTACGCATCCACTAGGAATTAGCTTTATCACTAATCATGTCATCACCTTATTACTGCCTTACTATGCCATGTTTGCCTATGATATGAAACTTCAGAAAAAGGATAAGTATATGGCCATATTTTGGTTGAGTATCTACGTTCTGTTTGTATACTTTTTAAATCCATTGATTGATGGAAATTATTTTTACTTAGTACGAAAACCCGTTTTTCCTAATACACCCGACATAATTTATGTTCCTGCTTCAATTTTAGTCAGTTATCTCATGTTTTGTTTATTAGAAAAATTATATTTATGGTTGCAGAAAATATTTTATACATAA